From the genome of Blautia pseudococcoides, one region includes:
- a CDS encoding FtsW/RodA/SpoVE family cell cycle protein — MALNVAKKAGTAKKRKRGQPIGRFANRVRYYDFNLVAVVILLTCFGLVMLYSTSSYLAQVKRGSDMAYFGKQAVISAVSIGVALWLSRFDYHVLFHLSPIIYMVSMFLMCLVPTPLGVTVNGAKRWLKFGPSWTQFQPSEIAKIAVITFIPCLIIKIGRKIKQWQSMILLLAVGGVLALGAFLLTDNLSTGIIIGAITVLLIFMAHPKMKPFLISGAILGGVLVAVIIILHMTLGSGVGNIEDFRLRRIMVWLQPEQYSKDGGYQIMQALYAIGSGGFFGKGLGNSVQKLGPVPEAQNDMIFSIICEELGVFGGMIVLALFGYLLYRLFFIAQNAPDLYGSMIVSGIFFHIALQVILNICVVINLIPTTGITLPFVSYGGTSILFLMIEMGIALSVSKQIKFET, encoded by the coding sequence ATGGCATTAAATGTGGCTAAAAAAGCCGGAACAGCAAAAAAGAGAAAAAGAGGCCAGCCCATAGGCAGATTTGCGAACAGAGTCCGCTACTATGATTTTAATCTGGTGGCAGTGGTTATTCTTCTCACCTGCTTTGGCCTGGTAATGCTTTACAGTACCAGTTCTTATCTGGCACAGGTAAAGAGAGGCAGCGATATGGCTTATTTTGGAAAACAGGCGGTGATCAGTGCGGTCAGTATTGGCGTTGCGCTGTGGCTTTCAAGATTTGACTATCATGTGTTGTTTCACCTGTCACCCATTATCTACATGGTATCCATGTTCCTGATGTGTCTGGTTCCAACACCGCTTGGTGTTACAGTCAACGGTGCAAAGCGTTGGCTGAAATTCGGCCCATCCTGGACACAGTTCCAGCCCTCCGAGATCGCCAAGATAGCTGTGATCACGTTCATTCCCTGTCTGATCATCAAGATAGGGCGGAAGATAAAGCAATGGCAGTCCATGATTCTGCTATTGGCGGTGGGCGGCGTACTTGCACTCGGAGCTTTCCTCTTGACAGATAACCTGAGTACAGGTATTATAATCGGAGCCATCACTGTACTTCTGATATTTATGGCACATCCAAAGATGAAGCCGTTTCTGATCAGCGGAGCCATATTGGGCGGTGTACTGGTGGCTGTGATCATTATCCTGCATATGACACTGGGAAGCGGTGTGGGTAACATTGAGGACTTCCGTCTCCGCCGTATCATGGTGTGGCTGCAGCCTGAGCAATATTCTAAGGACGGCGGCTATCAGATCATGCAGGCCCTGTATGCCATTGGCTCCGGGGGATTTTTCGGGAAAGGGCTTGGCAACAGTGTGCAGAAGCTGGGACCGGTTCCGGAAGCGCAGAATGATATGATTTTCTCCATCATCTGTGAAGAGCTTGGGGTGTTTGGCGGGATGATCGTCCTGGCACTGTTTGGCTATCTTTTGTACCGGCTGTTTTTCATTGCACAGAATGCGCCGGACTTGTACGGTTCCATGATCGTGAGCGGGATATTTTTCCACATTGCCCTTCAGGTCATCCTGAATATCTGCGTGGTCATCAACCTGATTCCAACTACCGGAATCACACTGCCTTTTGTTAGTTACGGAGGTACATCTATTCTCTTTCTTATGATAGAAATGGGAATTGCCCTAAGTGTATCAAAACAGATAAAATTTGAAACATAA
- the acpP gene encoding acyl carrier protein, with product MLEKMREIIAEQLNCEESEINPETNFKDDLGADSLDLFELVMALEDEYSVEIPAEELQELTTVGAVMEYLKNKGVEE from the coding sequence ATGTTAGAAAAAATGAGAGAAATCATTGCAGAGCAGTTAAATTGTGAAGAAAGCGAAATCAATCCGGAAACAAATTTCAAGGATGATTTAGGAGCAGATTCTCTGGATTTATTCGAACTGGTTATGGCACTTGAGGATGAGTATTCCGTAGAAATTCCCGCTGAGGAATTACAGGAACTGACAACTGTGGGCGCTGTTATGGAGTATCTGAAAAATAAGGGCGTTGAAGAATAA
- the fabD gene encoding ACP S-malonyltransferase, with protein MSKTAFIFPGQGAQYVGMGQDFYDKMPVCRQVIEKASQVSGLDLPKICFTENEEIHVTEYTQIAMLSVEAAILKALEQEGLMPDVSAGLSLGEYGACIASGVLSLEDAFFVVRKRGIFMQEAVPAGGAMSAVMGTEAEVIEKACRETEGIVSIANYNCPGQIVITGEEGAVAKASEKLKELGARRIVPLNVSGPFHSAMLAGAGEKLAEVLQSAAVGEPKIPYATNVTAEYVTKASQVKELLVRQVSSSVKWQQCVEKMIADGVDTFVEIGPGKTLSGFMRKISRDVKMLNIQTVEDFEKAVETLKNQTADRE; from the coding sequence ATGAGTAAAACAGCATTTATATTTCCGGGCCAGGGTGCACAGTATGTGGGAATGGGCCAGGACTTTTACGATAAAATGCCTGTCTGCAGACAGGTGATAGAGAAAGCAAGCCAGGTTTCCGGCCTGGATCTTCCCAAGATCTGCTTTACAGAGAATGAGGAGATCCATGTTACAGAGTACACACAGATTGCTATGTTAAGCGTGGAAGCTGCCATATTAAAGGCACTGGAGCAGGAAGGCCTTATGCCTGATGTGAGCGCGGGCCTGAGCCTTGGCGAGTATGGAGCCTGTATCGCATCAGGAGTCCTCTCTTTGGAGGATGCCTTTTTTGTAGTGAGAAAAAGGGGGATCTTCATGCAGGAGGCAGTGCCCGCGGGCGGCGCCATGTCCGCGGTTATGGGCACAGAGGCAGAGGTGATTGAAAAAGCCTGCCGGGAGACGGAAGGGATTGTCTCCATAGCCAATTACAACTGTCCCGGACAGATTGTGATCACCGGAGAAGAAGGGGCAGTGGCAAAGGCTTCCGAAAAGCTGAAGGAGCTGGGAGCCAGAAGGATTGTTCCACTGAACGTGTCAGGGCCGTTTCATTCGGCTATGCTGGCAGGAGCCGGAGAAAAACTGGCAGAGGTTCTTCAAAGTGCTGCGGTTGGCGAGCCAAAGATACCCTACGCCACTAATGTGACAGCAGAGTATGTGACAAAAGCTTCCCAGGTAAAGGAGCTGCTGGTAAGGCAGGTGTCCTCCTCAGTGAAATGGCAGCAGTGCGTGGAGAAAATGATTGCGGATGGAGTGGATACTTTCGTGGAGATCGGACCTGGCAAGACCTTGAGCGGCTTCATGCGGAAAATCAGCAGGGATGTAAAAATGCTGAATATCCAGACCGTGGAGGATTTTGAAAAAGCAGTGGAAACGCTGAAAAACCAGACGGCAGATAGAGAATAG
- the fabG gene encoding 3-oxoacyl-[acyl-carrier-protein] reductase: MLENKTALVTGASRGIGRAIALALAAQGAAVVVNYNGSRERAQEVVDTIKAQGGQASLYQCSVGDFQACQEMIRHVIIEYGHLDILVNNAGIARDNLIMKMKEEDFDAVIETNLKGAFNTIRHTSRQMLKQRSGKIINISSVSGILGNAGQANYAASKAGVIGLTKTMARELASRGITVNAVAPGFVETEMTDVLKEDIKEAACRQIPIGKFGKPEDIADMVVFLASEKADYITGQVISVDGGMNI, from the coding sequence ATGTTGGAAAATAAAACAGCTTTAGTGACCGGAGCGAGCCGCGGCATAGGCAGAGCCATTGCACTTGCCCTTGCAGCACAGGGGGCAGCAGTGGTTGTGAATTATAACGGCTCCAGAGAACGGGCCCAGGAAGTTGTGGATACGATCAAAGCCCAGGGAGGCCAGGCGTCCCTGTATCAGTGCAGCGTAGGGGATTTCCAGGCGTGCCAGGAAATGATCCGGCACGTGATAATAGAATACGGACATTTGGATATTCTGGTAAACAATGCAGGCATCGCAAGAGATAACCTGATCATGAAAATGAAAGAGGAGGATTTTGACGCGGTCATTGAGACCAACCTGAAAGGGGCTTTCAATACCATCCGCCATACTTCCCGCCAGATGTTAAAGCAGAGAAGCGGAAAGATCATCAATATCTCCTCTGTATCCGGAATTCTGGGGAACGCGGGCCAGGCCAATTATGCGGCAAGCAAGGCAGGGGTCATCGGACTTACCAAGACCATGGCAAGAGAGCTGGCAAGCAGAGGGATCACAGTCAATGCCGTAGCTCCCGGATTTGTGGAGACAGAGATGACGGATGTGCTGAAAGAGGATATCAAAGAGGCAGCCTGCCGCCAGATACCCATTGGAAAATTCGGAAAACCGGAAGATATCGCCGACATGGTGGTATTTCTGGCATCAGAAAAAGCAGATTATATTACCGGCCAGGTCATCAGTGTGGATGGCGGTATGAACATATAG
- the fabF gene encoding beta-ketoacyl-ACP synthase II: MRRVVVTGMGAITPLGLNVEEFWNGIKEGRHGFGQITKFDASEYKAHLAGEVKGFVGKEYMDVKAAKRMELFCQYAVAAAKEAIAQSGYSLEEEDPYRVGCSIGSGIGSLQTIEREHKKLLEKGPNRVNPLMVPMMISNMAAGNVSIQFGLKGKSINVVTACASGTHCIGEAYRTIQFEDADIMVAGGAESCITPVGVSGFAALTALSKSTDPDRCSIPFDKERDGFVMGEGAGIVVLEELEHAKKRGAKILAEVVGYGATSDAYHITSPAEDGEGAARAMKNAVEEAEISLEDATYINAHGTSTHHNDLFETRAIKKLFGEHAYKMKVNSTKSMIGHLLGAAGAVEFIACIKEMENNFVHVTAGYRMPDEDCDLDYVTGKGVEMEIPYALTNSLGFGGHNASLLIKKYED, from the coding sequence ATGAGAAGAGTAGTAGTGACAGGAATGGGTGCCATTACCCCGCTGGGATTAAACGTAGAGGAATTCTGGAATGGCATAAAAGAAGGAAGGCATGGGTTCGGTCAGATAACCAAATTCGATGCTTCAGAATATAAAGCACATCTTGCAGGGGAAGTAAAAGGCTTCGTGGGCAAGGAATACATGGATGTAAAAGCAGCAAAACGAATGGAACTGTTCTGCCAGTACGCAGTGGCAGCGGCAAAAGAGGCCATTGCCCAGTCAGGATATTCCCTGGAAGAGGAGGACCCGTACCGGGTGGGGTGTTCCATCGGTTCCGGTATCGGAAGCCTGCAGACCATTGAGAGAGAACACAAGAAGCTGCTGGAAAAGGGACCGAACCGGGTGAATCCGCTGATGGTCCCCATGATGATCTCCAATATGGCAGCAGGAAATGTGTCCATCCAGTTTGGTTTAAAGGGAAAGAGCATCAATGTGGTGACCGCCTGCGCGTCCGGTACCCATTGTATCGGTGAGGCTTACAGAACCATCCAGTTCGAGGATGCGGATATTATGGTAGCCGGAGGTGCGGAATCCTGTATTACCCCGGTGGGCGTCAGCGGATTTGCAGCTTTGACAGCCCTTTCCAAATCCACAGACCCGGACCGCTGTTCCATTCCTTTTGACAAAGAAAGAGATGGCTTTGTCATGGGTGAAGGCGCAGGCATTGTGGTTTTAGAGGAATTGGAACATGCAAAGAAACGCGGTGCGAAAATCCTGGCTGAGGTTGTGGGATACGGCGCCACCAGTGATGCCTACCACATCACTTCCCCGGCTGAGGACGGGGAAGGCGCGGCAAGGGCCATGAAGAATGCTGTGGAGGAAGCAGAGATCTCTTTGGAGGATGCGACATACATTAACGCCCATGGCACCAGCACACATCACAACGATCTGTTTGAGACAAGAGCCATCAAGAAGTTATTTGGGGAACATGCATATAAAATGAAAGTCAATTCCACAAAATCCATGATCGGACATCTGCTTGGAGCAGCAGGAGCGGTGGAGTTTATTGCCTGTATAAAAGAGATGGAAAACAATTTTGTACATGTTACAGCAGGATACCGGATGCCGGACGAAGACTGCGATCTGGATTATGTGACAGGAAAGGGTGTGGAGATGGAAATTCCTTACGCACTCACCAATTCCCTGGGCTTTGGCGGACACAACGCCAGCCTGCTGATCAAAAAGTACGAAGACTAG
- the accB gene encoding acetyl-CoA carboxylase biotin carboxyl carrier protein gives MEFEKIIQLIKTVSDSNLTQFAMEEGNLKISMKTNKQTKVIAAPMMAPAPGSDMASTAGGPVMQAVQAQPGPLQTEVSFQEAGETVLSGNVVKSPLVGTFYNAPSPDAETFVKVGDIVKKGQVLGIVEAMKLMNEIESEFDGTVEQILVENEEVVEYGQPLFVIR, from the coding sequence ATGGAATTTGAAAAAATCATTCAGTTAATTAAAACAGTCAGCGACTCAAACCTGACCCAGTTTGCCATGGAAGAGGGAAACCTGAAAATTTCCATGAAGACAAATAAACAGACAAAGGTGATCGCAGCGCCCATGATGGCACCTGCACCGGGATCTGATATGGCATCAACAGCCGGCGGCCCTGTTATGCAGGCTGTCCAGGCACAGCCGGGACCCCTTCAGACTGAGGTATCTTTTCAGGAAGCAGGGGAGACAGTCCTTTCCGGCAATGTGGTGAAGTCACCGCTGGTAGGTACCTTCTACAACGCACCCTCACCGGATGCGGAAACATTTGTAAAAGTTGGAGATATTGTAAAAAAAGGCCAGGTATTGGGAATTGTGGAGGCCATGAAGCTGATGAATGAAATTGAATCTGAATTTGACGGAACCGTGGAACAGATTCTGGTGGAAAATGAGGAAGTAGTAGAGTACGGACAGCCATTGTTCGTAA